In candidate division KSB1 bacterium, the following proteins share a genomic window:
- a CDS encoding 4Fe-4S dicluster domain-containing protein encodes MAKVRYGFLIDLRKCIGCNTCSVACKAENDVHLGVWQSWVKQIQKGEYPHVRRSFLPLLCNNCEEPICVTVCPVNANRIEENGIVSTDPHRCVACRYCMAACPYEVRYVHPIKKIVQKCNWCMHRVLKGIPPACVEACPAGARVFGDLNDPESEIAKLMATQPVQVLKQEMGTKPHVFYIGLDVDAYEIKREVKVL; translated from the coding sequence TTGGCAAAAGTACGTTACGGATTTCTGATTGATTTGCGCAAATGCATCGGTTGCAACACGTGTTCGGTAGCCTGTAAAGCTGAAAACGATGTGCACCTCGGCGTATGGCAATCGTGGGTGAAACAGATTCAGAAAGGCGAATATCCCCATGTGAGGAGATCTTTTCTGCCGCTGCTGTGCAACAATTGCGAGGAGCCTATCTGTGTGACCGTCTGTCCTGTCAATGCTAATCGCATCGAGGAAAATGGCATTGTCAGCACCGACCCACACCGCTGTGTAGCGTGTCGCTATTGCATGGCAGCCTGCCCGTACGAAGTGCGATATGTTCATCCGATTAAAAAAATTGTGCAGAAGTGCAACTGGTGTATGCATCGGGTGCTCAAGGGAATTCCGCCCGCCTGCGTGGAGGCCTGCCCCGCAGGCGCACGGGTGTTCGGCGATTTGAACGATCCCGAAAGCGAGATTGCGAAGCTGATGGCCACCCAGCCTGTGCAGGTTTTGAAGCAAGAGATGGGCACCAAGCCGCATGTGTTCTACATCGGTCTTGACGTCGACGCTTATGAAATCAAACGTGAGGTAAAAGTTTTATGA
- a CDS encoding DUF5674 family protein, which produces MIHIIRSHASAQELNEMLEALGSYIKLAVDIRRGILAGGGVLHADCESALLDDGSYQADIWGADWNPETRQVTYESLINIRPQQNNRSLEILDPIIRDRLTQIVRQLLD; this is translated from the coding sequence ATGATTCACATAATCCGTTCTCACGCCTCTGCACAAGAGCTAAATGAGATGTTGGAGGCTTTAGGCAGCTATATTAAGCTGGCCGTGGATATTCGTCGGGGTATTTTAGCGGGTGGGGGAGTGCTTCATGCGGATTGCGAATCAGCGCTATTGGATGATGGGAGTTACCAAGCGGATATTTGGGGTGCCGATTGGAACCCAGAGACGAGGCAGGTGACTTATGAATCCTTGATTAACATTCGCCCGCAGCAAAATAATCGCTCTCTGGAAATTTTAGATCCTATTATTCGGGATCGACTGACTCAAATTGTTCGACAACTGCTGGATTGA
- a CDS encoding 4Fe-4S dicluster domain-containing protein codes for MLKLAVEKIFERPWRLAILMIITALAFVSGRMILFALLGLLIFISAIKTYIVHKKSYFMIIIPAILVLLVTGIYYLVQYGKVARYIRDNYPFKLELVDNGVYEGVGQGLRGPIKVAVKIEDAKIADIKILQHQEMINALKGLPEQIIATNRLDVALVPPTIHGSIETTEGFREAVTNAVLNGIPDRPHFNTVTQIIHKFSQFRFGMTTWNALAILFCIILVFDYTLQPTLVSGTGQALNCYNCQTCVGVCPVKIVDGEPYPMTMILATRLGDYEKVKRLAKYCVACSRCAGKCPVGDSGPSIAAAAISYVRKNRAKHLA; via the coding sequence TTGCTAAAACTGGCAGTTGAAAAAATATTCGAGCGACCCTGGCGGTTAGCCATTTTGATGATCATCACAGCCCTGGCATTTGTCTCGGGCCGAATGATCTTGTTCGCATTGTTAGGGTTATTGATTTTCATTTCAGCCATCAAAACTTATATCGTTCATAAAAAATCCTATTTCATGATTATCATCCCCGCCATTTTGGTGCTGCTAGTCACTGGCATCTACTACCTGGTGCAATACGGCAAGGTGGCGAGGTATATCAGAGATAATTATCCATTCAAACTGGAATTGGTGGATAATGGCGTTTACGAGGGTGTGGGCCAGGGACTGAGAGGCCCGATCAAAGTGGCGGTCAAGATCGAGGATGCGAAGATAGCGGATATCAAAATTCTTCAGCATCAGGAGATGATCAATGCGCTGAAGGGACTGCCCGAGCAGATCATTGCTACGAATAGATTGGACGTCGCATTGGTTCCACCCACGATCCACGGCTCCATAGAAACGACCGAAGGATTTCGAGAAGCGGTGACCAATGCGGTTTTAAACGGAATTCCCGATCGTCCGCATTTCAATACAGTCACCCAGATTATTCACAAATTTTCCCAATTTCGTTTCGGCATGACGACGTGGAATGCCCTGGCGATTTTATTTTGTATCATTTTGGTATTCGACTATACGTTGCAGCCGACCCTGGTGAGCGGCACAGGCCAGGCGTTGAATTGCTACAACTGTCAGACCTGTGTCGGCGTCTGTCCTGTGAAAATTGTGGACGGCGAGCCGTATCCCATGACCATGATTCTGGCGACTCGATTAGGGGACTATGAAAAGGTGAAGCGGCTGGCGAAATATTGTGTGGCCTGCTCCCGCTGTGCGGGCAAATGTCCCGTGGGAGATTCGGGACCCAGCATTGCGGCGGCGGCGATTTCGTATGTTCGAAAGAATAGAGCAAAGCATTTGGCATAA
- a CDS encoding type II toxin-antitoxin system VapC family toxin, with protein MNYLLDTHTLLWVLFEDEKLSEKAKETISNPENRIFVSLISYFEISLKYSLGKIELENITPDEIPDRVEEVGIETLEVTEKEAASFYKLPKAKHKDPFDRLIIWQAISKNMALISKDQEMSEYQKFGLKVLWN; from the coding sequence ATGAATTATCTACTTGATACTCACACTTTGCTTTGGGTCCTATTTGAAGATGAAAAATTATCTGAAAAAGCAAAGGAAACGATAAGTAATCCTGAGAATAGGATTTTTGTTAGCCTAATAAGCTATTTTGAGATATCATTGAAATATAGTTTAGGAAAGATCGAACTTGAAAATATAACCCCAGATGAAATCCCTGATAGAGTTGAAGAGGTTGGAATTGAAACCTTAGAGGTTACTGAAAAAGAAGCTGCAAGTTTTTATAAGCTGCCTAAGGCCAAACATAAGGATCCATTTGATCGATTGATAATATGGCAGGCTATCTCAAAAAATATGGCTCTTATCTCAAAAGACCAAGAAATGAGTGAATACCAGAAATTTGGACTTAAAGTACTTTGGAATTGA
- a CDS encoding prevent-host-death protein, whose product MKALTRKEVKKNIFELLELVKKGEEIFIQSDKDLETEAVIIPFRKYKKERRPLGILKGRASYKIKDDFKMTDEELLTA is encoded by the coding sequence ATGAAGGCATTAACTAGAAAAGAAGTGAAAAAAAATATATTTGAGCTTTTAGAATTGGTTAAAAAAGGCGAAGAAATTTTCATCCAGAGTGACAAAGATCTAGAGACTGAAGCAGTGATCATTCCCTTCAGAAAATATAAAAAAGAAAGAAGACCTTTAGGCATCTTAAAAGGCAGAGCAAGCTATAAGATCAAAGATGATTTCAAAATGACTGATGAGGAATTACTTACGGCATGA
- a CDS encoding nucleotidyltransferase domain-containing protein, whose protein sequence is MADEKIINAIQDFIAQLKNEISIKSVYLFGSYVKGTNKEYSDIDVAIVSDSFKGSTLVDIERILSLTKNINRMIEPHPFRSEDFTEDDPFVKEIITTGIKVA, encoded by the coding sequence ATGGCTGATGAAAAAATTATAAATGCAATTCAAGATTTTATTGCCCAATTGAAAAACGAAATTAGTATTAAATCGGTGTACTTGTTTGGTTCTTATGTCAAGGGCACCAATAAAGAATATAGCGATATTGATGTGGCAATTGTATCTGATAGTTTCAAGGGCTCGACTCTGGTTGATATTGAAAGGATTTTGAGCTTGACAAAAAATATTAACCGAATGATTGAGCCGCATCCATTTCGTAGCGAGGATTTTACCGAGGATGATCCTTTTGTTAAAGAAATCATTACTACGGGAATCAAGGTCGCTTGA
- a CDS encoding SMP-30/gluconolactonase/LRE family protein, which yields MKRNDSILSKSISRRSFLKNSLALGAASAIHFSFPRLLHGQSSNSLQTSHRIDGFIDPYGLAIDSSGLIYVTDAGSYCIKVFDAVGKLVQTIGRPGSSGDRLNYPQGIAVDANGDIYVVDSNNGRIVIFSPEGKFIGSIGEVGGYPDAFYTPKGIFVGDKIYACNTRNHRLSVFDKNSHQLIGSFGDLGDDPKDLPQGTLAYHFRLPTGVAVSADGRIYVVDSKHGEIKVLDPNGQFLFRFGENGSGPGQLNLPEGIALDRTGNVYVCDSINGRIQKFDPQGQFLGMIKEGLKRPTSIAITSDNKCYVVDAELKQVIQFEWTA from the coding sequence ATGAAGCGAAACGATTCGATTCTTTCGAAAAGTATCTCACGACGCTCATTTTTGAAAAATAGCCTTGCTTTAGGAGCTGCGTCAGCTATTCATTTTAGTTTTCCTCGGTTGCTTCATGGCCAATCATCGAATTCTCTTCAGACGAGTCATCGAATAGATGGATTTATTGATCCCTACGGCCTTGCAATTGATTCGAGTGGCCTTATTTATGTCACGGATGCTGGCAGCTATTGCATCAAAGTGTTCGATGCGGTAGGAAAATTGGTCCAGACTATCGGCAGGCCAGGTAGCAGCGGAGATCGACTGAATTATCCCCAGGGAATTGCCGTGGATGCCAATGGCGATATCTACGTGGTCGATTCCAACAACGGCCGCATTGTTATCTTTTCGCCAGAGGGAAAATTCATCGGCTCAATTGGTGAAGTCGGTGGCTATCCCGATGCATTCTACACGCCAAAGGGTATTTTTGTCGGCGACAAAATCTATGCCTGCAACACCCGCAATCATCGGCTCTCCGTGTTCGATAAAAATTCCCATCAATTGATCGGCAGCTTTGGCGATCTGGGCGATGACCCGAAAGATCTGCCCCAGGGGACGCTGGCCTATCATTTCCGTCTGCCGACGGGAGTGGCCGTATCCGCCGATGGCAGGATTTATGTGGTAGATAGCAAGCATGGCGAAATTAAAGTACTTGACCCTAACGGTCAATTCCTATTTCGCTTCGGCGAAAACGGCAGTGGCCCAGGCCAATTGAATTTGCCCGAAGGGATTGCGCTGGATCGTACTGGCAATGTTTATGTATGCGACTCGATCAATGGCCGCATTCAAAAATTCGATCCTCAGGGCCAATTTCTCGGCATGATCAAGGAAGGGCTGAAGCGACCTACTTCGATTGCGATCACCAGCGACAATAAATGCTATGTTGTGGATGCAGAACTGAAGCAGGTAATTCAATTCGAATGGACGGCTTGA
- a CDS encoding GWxTD domain-containing protein yields the protein MVMPLLAFSQHKQANFTIDYSRYRAQGGDVYVEIYYTIDRAGLNYQKTTTGFQAGALIQTYLKQGNKGMRLDSLVISDVVNSLDDIAPTQKFVEQSNILIGPGDYELLCRFTDLVSKQSVIKSEGLKITSFPAESLAISDIQLASSILPLTSITLGQQEKSKFDKNNLRVVPNASRMYGTGLEQLSFYAEAYNLKFDGKAANSHYHASYFIIDQDDQVIKEITGRSRPKPGTSCIINGKFDVADIPSGFYRLKIRVTDEFTDRFIEAEKDFTIFRAKDFVARPTNIESDKLLSSTEDEFGTMNEAALNDYFEKIKYISLKEEQTIFKKLDLAGKREFLKNFWKSRDPIPATPINERKEEYFRLLEYANANFSVGNKPGWKTDQGRVLLVYGQPDEVERFPSDSDTKAYQIWHYYSIEGGVIFVFVDIMSIRDFRLVHSTHRNEVQELEWKDRYLRY from the coding sequence ATGGTGATGCCGTTGCTGGCTTTTTCGCAGCACAAACAAGCCAATTTTACGATTGATTATTCCCGCTATCGCGCACAAGGCGGCGATGTTTATGTCGAAATCTATTACACGATCGATCGAGCTGGGCTTAACTACCAAAAGACCACTACTGGATTTCAAGCTGGCGCACTGATTCAAACCTACCTGAAGCAGGGCAACAAAGGGATGCGCCTCGATAGTCTCGTCATTAGCGATGTTGTCAATTCACTCGATGACATAGCTCCTACCCAAAAATTTGTCGAGCAGTCTAATATTTTGATCGGCCCTGGCGATTATGAATTGCTTTGTCGTTTTACCGATTTGGTCTCCAAACAATCAGTTATAAAATCGGAGGGTTTAAAAATAACGTCTTTTCCCGCCGAATCTCTGGCAATCAGTGACATTCAACTTGCCAGTTCTATTCTGCCACTTACAAGCATCACGCTGGGGCAACAGGAAAAAAGCAAATTTGATAAGAATAATCTGCGAGTCGTCCCAAATGCCTCGAGAATGTACGGGACTGGGCTGGAACAATTGAGTTTCTATGCAGAAGCTTATAACCTCAAATTCGACGGGAAGGCCGCCAATTCGCATTACCATGCCAGCTATTTCATCATCGATCAAGATGATCAGGTGATCAAAGAGATAACTGGGCGATCGCGCCCTAAGCCTGGGACCTCTTGCATCATTAACGGTAAATTTGATGTGGCTGATATTCCCAGCGGTTTCTATCGTCTTAAAATCAGAGTCACTGACGAATTTACTGATCGATTCATTGAGGCAGAAAAAGATTTCACGATATTTCGGGCCAAGGATTTCGTCGCTCGGCCGACCAATATCGAGTCTGACAAGCTGCTGAGCTCGACCGAAGATGAATTCGGCACGATGAACGAGGCGGCACTGAACGATTATTTCGAAAAGATCAAATATATTTCGTTGAAAGAAGAACAGACGATATTCAAAAAGCTGGATCTGGCAGGCAAAAGGGAGTTTCTGAAAAATTTTTGGAAGAGCCGTGATCCGATCCCTGCGACGCCCATCAACGAACGCAAAGAGGAATATTTCAGACTATTGGAATATGCCAATGCCAATTTTTCGGTCGGCAACAAACCTGGTTGGAAAACCGATCAAGGCCGGGTCCTTTTGGTATATGGTCAGCCCGATGAAGTCGAGCGATTTCCCTCGGATTCCGACACCAAAGCCTATCAAATCTGGCATTACTATTCCATTGAAGGAGGCGTTATTTTCGTCTTTGTCGATATCATGTCTATCCGGGATTTTCGATTGGTGCACTCCACGCATCGCAATGAGGTTCAGGAATTAGAATGGAAAGACCGGTATCTTAGATATTAG